In Fusibacter sp. A1, the sequence CGATCAAAACTTGGCGTTCTTAGAACGGCTTTGACTGTATTGCCCCTTTTAGTAAAAAGTCGAACCAATCTTGATGGTCTTGTTAAAGAGTGCTACCAAATTGAAAATGAAGTTTATGACTACTTCAAAAAACCACTTGATGAAGGACAAGCTCTTGACATGCAAATCAAAACCGCCATCGATGTCTTATACAAATCTGTGATCCACCAAGGTGTTTTAATCGTTGGTATGTTATCACTTATGAAGCTCGAAAAGTTATTTTCAAGTAGTCAGCTTAAAAGTGAAATCTCGTCCCTCGGTATGGACCTTGAAGCTAACCGTACAAAAAAAATGAGCAAAATGATGTTTGATTTGGCTTCATCAAATACATTTTTAGCGATTAAATCAAAAGAAGACTTTGTAAACCATGCCCTCGAAGGTTCATTTCCTCAAGTCTTCCAAACAGAATACGATAAGTACATGACACTCTATGGGAATCGTTGTTATAAAGAACTGGATTTAGCCTCTGAAAGAATGTCTGAGCAACCTGGTAACTTTTATGACCAATTGATAAGTATCAATATCACAGATAACCAAAATATTCACATTAATAAAAAACAAGAAACCGCTTATAAGAGATTACTTGAAGTAGCCACTCAACATAAGTTTGAGAAGGCATTTATAAAACATGCCCACATTTATCAGAGCCTGTTTGGTTTTAGAGAATCACCCAAATTCTTACTTACACATTTTATTGGCCAATTTCGATTATTACTGCTTGGAATTTCAGATGACTTTGTTCATAATAAGCGCTTAGATAATAGAAGCCAAATTTTCGACCTGCATATCCATCAAATAATGCAAGCACAAAGTCATGCTGACCTTAACCTAAGAGTCTTAATAGAAGAAAACTTGAAGCCTTATAAAAAGGTAGCTCATGTCCGGTACTGGCCTGTACTCATTGACAGTCGTGGAAAAATCATTCGTGAAGTAAGAAGTAGCACTTCATCTGACCTAGTCGGAGAAGCTATCTCACCGGGACTTGTGACAGGACGAGCCAGAGTACTACATAGCCCACATGAAAAGAAGGTAGAACCAGGAGATATCTTAGTAACGAGATCTTCTGAACCCTCATGGATTCCGGTTTTTAGTAATGCCAGTGGTGTGGTTTTAGAAGTCGGTGGCTCTCTCCAGCACGGTGCTATTATAGCCAGAGAATATGGTCTGCCTTGTGTGATTGGTATTCACGATATCTATACACGCATTCATGATGGCGACTTAATAAAAGTGGATGGTAATTCAGGAATTGTTCGTATTCTTAATCGTAAGGATCATTAATGTCAAAGACAAAAAAACAGTCATTGTATAAAATGACTGTTTTTTGATTACTTCAATTTCAGTTTAAGTGAATGATAGTCTATACCTGGTCTTACATTATCAATCACTAATTCATAGTAACCCTTATTTAAATCTACAAGGCTACTTTCATGTGGTTGATAATCTTCTTCAGAGCCATTGAGTTGAATCGTTGTAAAATACTCGCCATTCAGCTCTAAATTTAATGCTGCTTGGGCTAGAGGACTCTCATGGTACCTCAGTTGCATCTCAATTATATAGCTACCTGGTTGATTCACCTTAATTAAGACGGTTTGCTTTTGAACCTTCCTTAGTAAAATAACATCATCAACTTGATAGGCAGCTTCATTTGTTATCTTGAGTGATTGAATTTTTTTAGTGTTTACTCGCTTTTGTTGGTTACTAAAGGCAAATGTATCAAGGGCAAAATTAAGAATATTAACAGCGCTTCTCTCTAGTTCATATCTTGTAAGTGAACCTGTTTTGATAGCCTCGTTAATATCATCAGCCTCAAAATTGACTGCTTCATTATGCTCAACAACCATATAAAGATCATTTTGAGCCCTTACCATATGCGACTTCTTATCTTTACTCCATTGTCCACCATTAACTGGGTGATTAACTCTTGCCCACCAGTCAGTCATAACAATGCCATCAAAACCCCACTCATCTCTTAAAATTGTAGTATTTAGATCATAGTTTGAAGCTGCAAAAACACCATTGATAGGATTATACGAGGTCATAATACTCTTTGCATTTCCTCTTCTTACAGGTATTTCAAATGCTTTTAAATGAAGTTCTCTTAGGGCTCTTTCTGAAACAACTGCATCTACAGCATGTCTTTCGAGTTCTTGATCATTGGCTAAGTAATGTTTTAGAGTTGCATGTGCACCATGTACTTTTAGTCCCTTTACAAAGGCATATGCAAAACAACCTGATAACAAAGGATCTTCTGAGAAGTACTCAAAGTTTCTACCATTAAGAGGGTGGCGATGTAAATTTAAGCCCGGACCAAGCAAGGTATCTATGGCATTAAGCTTAAGTTCATAGCCTACTTCTTCATAGACTTCTTCAACCAGTCCAAGGTTCCATGTGCAAGCAAGTGCAGTGCCAATGGCTACTTGAGAAGCCTTTTTACCACTATCCATCCTTATGCCAGAGGGGCCATCAGCTGCAGCCATCACAGGTATACCAAAACCCTTTAGTTCCTCAGAAATGCCACCAAAAGCTGCTGCAGTGCCTGGTGTTGTTTTTGGGCTACACATGCCCTCACCTTTAATTAGCGTCATAAGAGCTTCTAGTGAAAGTTGAGAGACAAAGTCCTGCATACTAGAGTTGCCATTATTAACATCAGTGAGTGAAATTGACTTCTTGACACTATTTGACTTTGATTGTACTTTAGCGAGAATGCGTTTATTAAGGTCTACTTTGTTAAGCGGGACATCTTCATAGGCCACTTCATAAGTGCCATCACCACTTTGACACCCTGGCTT encodes:
- a CDS encoding PEP/pyruvate-binding domain-containing protein; the encoded protein is MSFIIHFSNKNDFDIHNIGNKAKTLIETSHLSLPVPQGFVLTTHFFEPWWDKIKILDEWHKLLEHPSIELATNIKAKILTFHFSGIQKNSLEIGLKSVDVSRLLSVRSSAIDEDLSHFSYAGLYATYLGISCDALETYIAKVFSSMFDERVVDYKINKNLSFEDSRIAIIIQEQIHSDVSGVTFSINPNNNCFDELVINANFGLGETIVSGQVTPDTYILEKHTGQILSYTLSDKTIASYISKEGGTVNTNLINSRADTLSHDHLKEIVSLAIQLEKHYGKPVDLEWAFENESLYLLQVRPITTYIPLFPELVTQPGQRKKLYLDHNMVSQGLTQPLSVSTADIWAEIVEKLEFDIFPKGDGGFMINLHGRQYIDVSNMLKGMGKKYTLSVIKEYSESVMTALKSVDLNDYKSEVKPKLAKRSKLGVLRTALTVLPLLVKSRTNLDGLVKECYQIENEVYDYFKKPLDEGQALDMQIKTAIDVLYKSVIHQGVLIVGMLSLMKLEKLFSSSQLKSEISSLGMDLEANRTKKMSKMMFDLASSNTFLAIKSKEDFVNHALEGSFPQVFQTEYDKYMTLYGNRCYKELDLASERMSEQPGNFYDQLISINITDNQNIHINKKQETAYKRLLEVATQHKFEKAFIKHAHIYQSLFGFRESPKFLLTHFIGQFRLLLLGISDDFVHNKRLDNRSQIFDLHIHQIMQAQSHADLNLRVLIEENLKPYKKVAHVRYWPVLIDSRGKIIREVRSSTSSDLVGEAISPGLVTGRARVLHSPHEKKVEPGDILVTRSSEPSWIPVFSNASGVVLEVGGSLQHGAIIAREYGLPCVIGIHDIYTRIHDGDLIKVDGNSGIVRILNRKDH
- a CDS encoding glycoside hydrolase family 3 C-terminal domain-containing protein, whose product is MATTIKQDDLSKKLPLLARQSAAEGMVLLKNELETLPLKKNSKISVFGRCQYDTYKSGTGSGGAVHTPYTVNLIEGLKEKTSLILNESLLTTYQEWIKINPFDNGGGGWAAEPWFQKEMPLSDDIVVDASLKSDVALVIIGRTAGEDQDNFNGPGSYQLTELEKDMLNKVTTHFSRVVVLLNVSNIIDMSWVYKVNKPEAITSILYMWHGGMETGRAVADILVGDITPSGKLSDTIAYKLTDYPSHKNFGHKDKNYYEEDVYLGYRYFETFSPQSVQYEFGYGLSYTDFSLEVKEAVMTGHGTEASLEIVVSVSNKGANFNGKEVIQVYYSSPQGQLGQPKVQLGAFKKTKNLAPGEQEDLHLTLSLKTMATYDDSGATGYPSAYLLEKGHYAFYVGNSIRRLKPVLIDNKKYYELNQTLVVEQLSQALAPNEAFKRLKPGCQSGDGTYEVAYEDVPLNKVDLNKRILAKVQSKSNSVKKSISLTDVNNGNSSMQDFVSQLSLEALMTLIKGEGMCSPKTTPGTAAAFGGISEELKGFGIPVMAAADGPSGIRMDSGKKASQVAIGTALACTWNLGLVEEVYEEVGYELKLNAIDTLLGPGLNLHRHPLNGRNFEYFSEDPLLSGCFAYAFVKGLKVHGAHATLKHYLANDQELERHAVDAVVSERALRELHLKAFEIPVRRGNAKSIMTSYNPINGVFAASNYDLNTTILRDEWGFDGIVMTDWWARVNHPVNGGQWSKDKKSHMVRAQNDLYMVVEHNEAVNFEADDINEAIKTGSLTRYELERSAVNILNFALDTFAFSNQQKRVNTKKIQSLKITNEAAYQVDDVILLRKVQKQTVLIKVNQPGSYIIEMQLRYHESPLAQAALNLELNGEYFTTIQLNGSEEDYQPHESSLVDLNKGYYELVIDNVRPGIDYHSLKLKLK